Proteins co-encoded in one Arthrobacter alpinus genomic window:
- a CDS encoding LLM class flavin-dependent oxidoreductase has protein sequence MELGVYSFGDVHQNPVTGEQVSPQQRMADLLERARLADEVGLDYFGLGEHHRPEYAISSPIPVLAAAAAQTKNIKVGSAVTVLSTEDPVRVYQQFSTLDLLSGGRAELTAGRGSFIESYPLFGADLNDYEELYEEKIALLLALNEAGRKEESITWSGKFRPALEDATIYPRPVNNNLDIWIATGGTPSSTARAAALGTNVIYALLGGAVSNFARHAQLFRAGAAQAGHDSTALKVGVSAVGLVGKENATETFYPYWRRVMEDIARERGFTPPNRISYNMQTAPAGAIYAGTPEQVAEKILLTHQHMGHDRHILEMDFASVPQKDVLKSIELFGTEVKPLIDAELPTTKKVNA, from the coding sequence TGACGTTCATCAGAATCCCGTCACCGGCGAGCAGGTCAGCCCGCAGCAGCGCATGGCCGATCTCCTTGAGCGCGCCCGTTTGGCCGACGAAGTAGGTCTGGACTACTTTGGGCTCGGCGAACATCATCGCCCCGAGTACGCCATCTCCTCTCCCATCCCCGTGCTCGCTGCGGCCGCCGCGCAAACCAAAAACATCAAAGTAGGCTCCGCTGTCACGGTGTTGAGCACCGAGGACCCGGTCCGCGTCTACCAACAGTTCTCCACGCTGGACCTGCTGTCCGGAGGCCGGGCGGAACTAACAGCGGGACGTGGCTCCTTCATTGAGTCCTACCCGCTCTTCGGCGCCGACTTGAACGATTATGAGGAACTCTACGAAGAGAAGATCGCCCTCCTACTTGCCCTCAATGAAGCCGGACGCAAGGAAGAATCCATCACATGGAGCGGGAAGTTCCGGCCCGCACTGGAAGACGCCACCATCTACCCTCGCCCCGTCAACAACAATCTGGACATCTGGATCGCCACGGGCGGCACCCCCAGCTCAACAGCACGGGCCGCAGCGCTGGGAACCAACGTCATTTACGCGCTGCTGGGCGGAGCCGTCAGCAACTTCGCCCGGCACGCGCAGCTCTTCCGCGCAGGAGCCGCGCAAGCCGGACACGATTCCACGGCACTCAAGGTGGGGGTCAGCGCCGTCGGACTCGTTGGCAAAGAGAATGCCACGGAGACTTTTTACCCGTATTGGCGCCGAGTCATGGAAGACATTGCACGCGAGCGCGGCTTCACCCCGCCCAACCGCATCAGCTACAACATGCAGACCGCACCGGCCGGCGCCATCTACGCTGGCACCCCGGAACAGGTCGCCGAGAAGATCCTGCTCACGCATCAGCACATGGGCCACGACCGCCACATCCTGGAAATGGATTTCGCCTCGGTGCCGCAAAAGGATGTCCTGAAGTCCATCGAACTCTTCGGCACCGAGGTCAAACCCTTGATCGACGCCGAACTCCCCACCACAAAGAAGGTCAACGCATGA
- a CDS encoding OsmC family protein: protein MSESTLTESTFIPSADDAALRSARLGEAGQAWTQRIGANPESAKLTYKVAGVGVGSVATRISSGKHQFTVDEPAALAGDDVAPSPVEYALGAIISCQVVVYRLYAEQLGIQVDDITINAEGDLDVRGLFGLDDTVRPGFSDIRLAVNISGPETQERYDELARTVEARCPVQDLFSNPTPFRTAITKV, encoded by the coding sequence ATGAGTGAATCAACTCTGACCGAATCAACTTTTATCCCATCAGCCGATGACGCAGCCCTCCGTTCAGCCCGCCTCGGCGAAGCCGGCCAAGCTTGGACGCAGCGGATTGGCGCCAATCCGGAAAGTGCCAAGCTGACGTACAAGGTAGCGGGGGTTGGTGTGGGCTCGGTGGCCACCCGCATCAGCTCCGGAAAGCACCAGTTCACCGTGGACGAGCCGGCCGCCCTGGCCGGTGACGATGTGGCGCCCAGCCCGGTGGAATATGCGTTGGGTGCCATCATTTCCTGCCAGGTGGTGGTGTACCGCTTGTACGCCGAGCAGCTCGGCATTCAGGTGGATGACATCACCATCAACGCCGAGGGAGACCTGGACGTGCGCGGCCTATTTGGTCTGGATGACACCGTGCGCCCGGGGTTCAGTGATATCCGTCTGGCAGTCAACATCAGCGGTCCGGAAACACAGGAACGGTATGACGAACTGGCCCGCACGGTGGAGGCGCGTTGCCCCGTCCAGGATCTCTTCAGTAACCCGACACCGTTCCGCACCGCCATCACCAAGGTGTGA
- a CDS encoding ABC-F family ATP-binding cassette domain-containing protein: MSATLVAKDLSGGHAHRTLFTNLSFTVAPGDVIGVVGANGAGKSTLLSLLAGAATPQGGTVSTAPQDAFVGWLPQEHERIDGESIAAYIGRRTGCTAATKAMESSAEALGSGNSADDDRYATALDHWLACGAADLDERIPATLAELGLDIGPDAAMTGLSGGQAARVALAALLLSRFDIVLLDEPTNDLDLAGLARLEEFVKGLRGGVVLVSHDREFLARTITSVVELDLAQNKVGVYDGGYDSFLEERAIAKRHAREAYDEFADKKADLVGRARTQREWSSQGVRNAMKKSPDNDKIRRRAASESSEKQAQKVRQMESRIARLDEVEEPRKEWALQFSIGAAPRSSTVVSTLNEAVVRQGEFTLGPVSAQVNAGERIGITGPNGAGKSTLLKLLLGRISPDDGVASLGANVAIGEIDQARSQFPEDAPLGDAFESLVPEMNQAEVRTLLAKFGLKADQVTSPIGALSPGERTRASLALLQARGVNVLVLDEPTNHLDLPAIEQMEEALESYDGTLLLVTHDRRLLENVRLDTRWAVSGGQLTQL, translated from the coding sequence ATGAGCGCAACACTTGTGGCAAAGGACCTTTCCGGCGGCCACGCCCACCGCACCCTGTTCACCAACCTCTCCTTCACGGTGGCCCCTGGCGACGTCATTGGCGTGGTCGGCGCCAACGGAGCCGGAAAATCAACACTTTTGAGCCTCCTTGCGGGCGCTGCCACCCCGCAGGGCGGCACCGTGAGCACAGCACCGCAGGACGCCTTTGTGGGCTGGCTGCCGCAGGAACATGAACGGATCGACGGCGAGAGCATCGCCGCGTACATTGGCCGGCGCACCGGCTGCACGGCCGCCACCAAGGCCATGGAGTCTTCAGCGGAAGCCCTTGGTTCCGGGAATTCCGCTGACGATGACCGTTACGCCACGGCCCTGGATCACTGGCTGGCCTGCGGTGCCGCAGACCTCGATGAGCGGATCCCGGCCACCCTGGCCGAACTCGGTCTCGATATTGGCCCCGACGCCGCCATGACAGGGCTTTCGGGCGGGCAGGCCGCCCGTGTTGCCCTGGCCGCGCTCCTGTTGAGCCGCTTCGATATCGTGCTACTGGATGAGCCCACCAATGATCTGGATCTGGCAGGGCTGGCCCGGCTCGAGGAGTTCGTGAAGGGGCTGCGCGGCGGCGTGGTGCTGGTGTCCCACGACCGTGAGTTCCTGGCCCGCACCATCACCTCGGTGGTTGAGCTGGACCTGGCTCAGAACAAGGTGGGCGTGTATGACGGCGGCTACGATTCCTTCCTCGAGGAACGCGCCATCGCCAAACGCCATGCCCGTGAGGCCTACGACGAATTCGCAGACAAGAAGGCTGACCTCGTGGGGCGCGCCCGCACGCAGCGTGAATGGAGCTCGCAGGGGGTGCGCAACGCCATGAAGAAGAGTCCCGACAATGACAAGATTCGCCGCCGGGCAGCCAGCGAATCCTCCGAAAAGCAGGCGCAGAAGGTGAGGCAGATGGAGTCGCGGATCGCCCGGCTGGACGAAGTAGAGGAGCCGCGCAAGGAGTGGGCGCTGCAGTTCAGCATTGGTGCTGCCCCGCGCTCCAGCACTGTGGTTTCCACACTCAACGAGGCCGTGGTCAGGCAGGGAGAATTCACACTCGGGCCGGTCTCGGCGCAGGTCAACGCTGGCGAGCGCATCGGCATCACTGGCCCCAATGGCGCCGGGAAGTCCACGCTGCTGAAGCTGCTGCTTGGCCGCATTTCCCCGGACGACGGCGTTGCCTCCTTAGGTGCCAACGTCGCGATCGGTGAGATCGATCAGGCTCGCAGCCAGTTCCCGGAGGATGCGCCGCTGGGCGACGCATTTGAGTCCTTGGTGCCGGAGATGAATCAGGCCGAAGTTCGCACCCTCCTGGCAAAGTTTGGACTCAAGGCCGATCAGGTCACGAGCCCGATCGGAGCACTCTCCCCCGGCGAACGCACCCGAGCCTCACTGGCATTGCTGCAGGCCCGCGGCGTCAATGTACTGGTGCTCGATGAGCCCACCAACCATCTTGATCTGCCTGCCATTGAGCAAATGGAAGAAGCTCTGGAAAGCTACGACGGCACACTTCTGCTGGTCACGCACGACCGTCGACTGCTTGAAAACGTGCGCTTGGACACCAGATGGGCTGTTTCCGGCGGGCAACTCACCCAGTTGTAA
- a CDS encoding SidA/IucD/PvdA family monooxygenase, producing the protein MTLRVGIIGAGPSGMAQLRAFESGRQNGADIPEIMCFEKQNDWGGQWNSSWRIGLDSHGEPVHSSMYRHLWSNGPKECLEFTDYSFDEHFGRAISSFPPREVLFDYIKGRAEKSDVRKYVQFNTVARHTTYNEETQEFTLTVEDLATCTTTDHVFDKLVVSTGHFSTPTVPEFEGINSFPGEVLHAHDFRGAERFAGKALLLIGSSYSAEDIGMQAHKMGAASITFSYRSGPMGFDWPENTVERPLVTHFEGSTAHFADGTQGEFDAVVLCTGYQHKYPFLPSDMSLKSKNVLYPANLYKGVVWQGNTNLFYLGAQDQYYTFNMFDAQAWYVRDVMTGAIELPSLAAREADIQLWLERQAALPDHNAEADFQSDYLRELIAATDYPPFDLDAVSQLFKDWMGHKESDILGYRDMVHRSVVTGTMATKHHTRWLNAMDDSLGRYLNGPSQNVDTTTLTALTGLEQTASK; encoded by the coding sequence ATGACATTGCGAGTCGGAATCATTGGCGCAGGCCCCAGCGGCATGGCACAGTTGCGTGCCTTTGAATCAGGACGCCAGAACGGCGCGGACATCCCCGAAATTATGTGCTTTGAGAAGCAGAACGACTGGGGCGGCCAGTGGAACAGCAGCTGGCGAATTGGTTTGGACAGCCATGGCGAGCCGGTGCACTCCAGCATGTACCGCCACCTGTGGTCCAACGGCCCCAAGGAGTGCCTGGAATTCACCGACTACTCCTTCGACGAGCACTTCGGCCGCGCCATCTCCTCCTTCCCGCCCCGCGAAGTCCTCTTTGACTACATCAAGGGCCGTGCAGAGAAGTCAGACGTGCGCAAGTACGTCCAGTTCAACACCGTGGCACGCCACACCACGTACAACGAAGAGACCCAGGAATTCACCCTCACCGTCGAGGACCTGGCAACCTGCACCACCACCGACCACGTCTTCGACAAGCTGGTTGTCTCCACGGGCCACTTCTCCACCCCAACCGTCCCCGAGTTTGAAGGCATCAACAGCTTCCCCGGCGAGGTCCTGCACGCCCACGACTTCCGCGGCGCCGAGCGCTTTGCTGGCAAGGCGCTACTGCTCATTGGCAGCAGTTATTCCGCTGAGGACATTGGCATGCAGGCCCACAAGATGGGTGCCGCCTCCATCACCTTCAGCTACCGCTCTGGACCCATGGGCTTCGACTGGCCCGAGAACACCGTGGAGCGCCCGCTCGTCACGCATTTCGAGGGCAGCACCGCACACTTCGCCGATGGCACCCAGGGTGAGTTTGACGCCGTCGTACTGTGCACCGGGTACCAGCACAAGTACCCGTTCCTGCCCAGCGACATGTCATTGAAGTCCAAGAACGTGCTGTACCCGGCGAACCTGTACAAGGGTGTGGTGTGGCAGGGGAACACCAACCTTTTCTACCTCGGCGCGCAGGATCAGTACTACACATTCAACATGTTTGACGCGCAGGCCTGGTACGTCCGCGATGTCATGACCGGTGCGATCGAGCTGCCGTCCCTTGCGGCCCGAGAAGCCGATATCCAGCTGTGGCTCGAGCGTCAGGCGGCGCTGCCGGACCACAATGCCGAGGCCGATTTCCAGTCGGATTACCTGCGTGAGCTCATCGCCGCCACCGACTACCCGCCCTTCGATTTGGACGCCGTCTCACAGCTGTTCAAAGACTGGATGGGACACAAGGAAAGCGACATCCTGGGCTACCGCGACATGGTCCACCGCTCCGTGGTCACCGGCACCATGGCTACCAAGCACCACACCCGCTGGCTCAACGCCATGGACGATTCACTGGGGCGTTACCTCAACGGCCCGTCACAGAATGTGGACACCACCACCCTGACAGCACTCACCGGCCTGGAGCAGACCGCCAGCAAGTAG
- the ccsB gene encoding c-type cytochrome biogenesis protein CcsB encodes MQEINEGFAQLSEQLMLVAGMAYAVAFCAYAWDLFTFSQAAKKGMAAEQAAANPASALAGVGARGAAGQGLETGPQDRGVRPSSKTHAGSDGITAGDSMRYGKERRVVARVAVALTVVAAVVQGFAVVFRGLAAGRVPWGNMYEFCTTGSFMVAVVFLLVLTRRDLRFLGTFVIGLVLIMIVAASVSFWTPVGHLVPALQSYWLIIHVSIAVLSSSFFTITFAMSVLQLFQAKRETAIAAGKPDRAPVMRLVPTALSLENLSYRINGIAFVGWTVTVMFGSIWAEKAWGRFWGWDTKEVWSFVIWVVYAGYLHARATKGWTGTRAAWLSIVGYLCVVFNFTIVNVYFSGLHSYAGVGG; translated from the coding sequence ATGCAAGAAATCAATGAGGGCTTTGCCCAACTCAGCGAACAGCTCATGCTGGTGGCCGGTATGGCGTACGCGGTGGCATTCTGCGCCTATGCCTGGGACTTGTTCACGTTCAGCCAGGCGGCCAAGAAGGGTATGGCTGCGGAGCAAGCCGCTGCCAATCCGGCCAGTGCCCTAGCAGGAGTTGGCGCCCGGGGTGCCGCCGGACAGGGCCTTGAAACCGGCCCTCAGGATCGAGGCGTGCGTCCCAGTAGTAAGACCCATGCGGGCTCCGACGGGATCACGGCAGGTGACTCCATGCGCTACGGCAAGGAGCGCCGGGTGGTGGCACGTGTGGCCGTGGCGCTGACTGTTGTGGCCGCCGTGGTTCAGGGATTTGCCGTAGTCTTCCGCGGGCTGGCCGCAGGGCGTGTGCCGTGGGGCAATATGTACGAATTCTGCACAACCGGCTCCTTCATGGTTGCCGTGGTGTTCTTGCTGGTGCTCACCCGCCGTGATCTGCGCTTCTTGGGAACCTTTGTGATTGGCCTGGTGCTGATCATGATCGTTGCCGCATCGGTGTCCTTTTGGACACCTGTGGGTCACCTGGTCCCGGCACTGCAGAGTTACTGGCTGATCATCCACGTTTCCATTGCGGTGCTGTCATCGTCATTCTTCACCATCACCTTCGCCATGTCGGTGCTGCAACTGTTCCAGGCCAAGCGTGAAACGGCCATTGCCGCCGGAAAGCCGGACAGGGCACCCGTAATGCGGCTGGTCCCCACGGCATTGAGCTTGGAAAACCTTTCCTACCGCATCAACGGCATTGCTTTTGTGGGCTGGACCGTAACTGTCATGTTCGGTTCCATCTGGGCCGAAAAGGCCTGGGGCCGCTTCTGGGGCTGGGACACCAAGGAAGTCTGGTCCTTTGTGATCTGGGTGGTCTACGCCGGCTACCTCCACGCTCGCGCAACCAAGGGCTGGACGGGTACTCGCGCTGCGTGGCTGTCCATTGTAGGTTACCTCTGCGTGGTCTTCAACTTCACCATTGTGAACGTCTACTTCTCCGGCTTGCACTCCTACGCCGGCGTGGGTGGCTAG
- the resB gene encoding cytochrome c biogenesis protein ResB produces the protein MKETVVKEPQGKVPKAEGSEVVLPQLGFFGMIRWAWRQLTSMRTALFLLLMLAVAAVPGSLFPQRSSAPSEVTQYLKDNPGSGPVMDWFKLFDVYSSPWFAAIYLLLFTSLIGCVFPRAKIHWKAMRSAPPRTPKRLSRLAEYGTVTVPAGSGVDASIAVADAAAILKSRGYRVDVRDLDTDRPSVGAEIGFLKEVGNLVFHTAMIGVLAAVAFSGMFGYSGQRVLVEGETFVNTLSSYDTFTPGANFGDTKLSPYSATLDKLVVKYDRSTVAHYGQPLDFNATVTVKDGVDGKAETRTLKVNDPLAVGGTNLYLVGNGYAPVVTITDGEGKVTFQGPVITIPTDGAYTSLVVIKAPDAKPKQLGFVGFFLPTAMVGDDGVSYGSDPDPMNPQLNLNAYTGDLGLDNGVPRNVYTLDTSKMTEINSRNLDAGGIVLAPGQTAKLPDNNGSISFDGIKRFAALDIRHDPAQGYVLVFAVLALLGLIGSLFLNRRRVWVRTGNHPDGRTMVEFGLLARGEDHRLAGEYEAINKALHNKWLVPMDDTEQNGEQTSRTTADSAPGTTPATKDQ, from the coding sequence CTGAAGGCAGCGAGGTTGTCCTGCCGCAGCTTGGCTTCTTCGGGATGATCCGGTGGGCTTGGCGGCAACTGACAAGCATGCGCACCGCCTTGTTCCTGCTGTTGATGCTTGCCGTCGCGGCAGTACCTGGGTCATTGTTCCCGCAGCGTTCCTCCGCTCCATCCGAGGTCACGCAGTACCTGAAGGACAACCCCGGTTCCGGGCCCGTCATGGACTGGTTCAAGCTCTTTGACGTTTACTCCTCGCCGTGGTTCGCCGCCATTTACCTGCTGCTCTTCACATCCTTGATTGGCTGTGTCTTTCCACGGGCAAAGATCCACTGGAAGGCTATGCGCTCGGCCCCGCCCAGGACGCCCAAACGCCTCTCCCGGCTCGCCGAATACGGAACTGTCACCGTCCCTGCCGGCAGTGGTGTGGACGCCTCAATTGCTGTCGCAGATGCTGCTGCCATCCTGAAGTCCCGCGGCTACCGGGTGGATGTGCGCGATCTGGATACTGACCGCCCCTCTGTGGGTGCCGAGATCGGCTTCCTGAAAGAAGTGGGCAATCTGGTCTTCCACACGGCCATGATCGGTGTGCTGGCGGCCGTGGCCTTCAGTGGAATGTTTGGCTACAGCGGCCAGCGCGTGCTGGTTGAAGGTGAAACGTTCGTCAATACCTTGAGCAGCTATGACACGTTCACGCCCGGCGCCAACTTCGGTGACACCAAGTTAAGTCCCTATTCGGCCACGCTGGATAAGTTGGTAGTCAAATATGACCGCTCGACGGTGGCCCACTACGGACAGCCGTTGGACTTCAACGCCACTGTGACCGTCAAGGACGGTGTGGATGGGAAGGCGGAAACCAGAACCTTGAAGGTCAACGATCCGCTCGCCGTTGGCGGCACCAATCTTTACCTCGTGGGCAATGGCTACGCACCCGTCGTCACCATCACCGATGGTGAGGGCAAGGTCACCTTCCAGGGCCCAGTTATCACCATCCCCACCGATGGTGCTTACACCTCGCTCGTGGTGATCAAGGCACCCGATGCCAAGCCGAAGCAGTTGGGTTTTGTGGGCTTCTTCCTCCCCACAGCCATGGTGGGTGACGACGGTGTTTCCTATGGCTCTGACCCGGACCCCATGAATCCCCAGCTGAATTTGAACGCTTACACAGGCGATCTCGGTTTGGATAACGGCGTTCCCCGCAACGTCTACACGCTGGACACCTCGAAAATGACGGAGATTAACTCCCGTAACCTGGACGCTGGCGGCATCGTCTTGGCGCCGGGGCAGACCGCAAAATTGCCTGACAACAACGGTTCCATCAGCTTTGATGGCATCAAGCGTTTCGCTGCCCTGGACATCCGCCACGACCCAGCTCAGGGTTATGTGCTGGTCTTTGCAGTGCTGGCTTTGCTTGGTCTCATTGGATCCTTGTTCCTGAACCGTCGCCGTGTCTGGGTCCGCACAGGGAACCATCCTGATGGGCGCACCATGGTCGAGTTCGGACTGTTGGCCCGCGGTGAAGACCATCGCCTGGCCGGCGAATATGAGGCCATTAATAAGGCCCTGCATAACAAATGGCTGGTGCCAATGGACGATACAGAGCAAAATGGTGAGCAGACTTCAAGAACAACCGCCGACTCCGCACCCGGGACTACCCCCGCAACTAAGGATCAGTAA